The sequence GACTCTTCGACGACGGGAACAGGAGGTGTCTGGAAAACGGGCTCCGCCCCCTGCGAACGGATCAGCTCGGCAAGATGCCGCAGGCGTTCGGAATAGTCGAACGGACTCTCGACGGCCAGTTTCACATCCGTGCGACCCGGCATGAAGAAGACGGCATCGGCTCGGCACTGCAGCAGCCCCTGTGTCGTGATCTTGATCAGATCGTCGATGCTCGCCCGACGCACGCCGGCGTTCACAATCAGATCGGGAAATCGCCGAAGTTCCCAGCGGATGCGATGCCGGAACATTTCGACATACCCCGGCTCGCCGTGATACCGCAGCCAGGCGGTTGTATCATCGCCAACGAACATCCAGACGCGGGACTGTGATTGATGCAGCCAGCCGCGAATCTTGTTGAGGTTGTCGCCGCCCACGATCGGCTTTTTGTCGAGCAGGTCTTTCAGATCCCGCCGTGGAGCAGCCGGTGTGACAGGCTGCGAAACCTTCGGCCGCACGACCGGCTTCGGTGTCTCGGCGACGGTTTCCGCGGATTTCTGCGGTGTGTCTGAGGATTTGTTCTGCTGAGCGTGAGCAGCATATCGACCAGCATCGTCGAAGATCGATGCGGGATCCTCGTTCTCATCTTCCCCGGAGGAATGACCGCCTGGCGGAACCATTTCGTACTCGACATCCGGGAAA is a genomic window of Rubinisphaera margarita containing:
- a CDS encoding SGNH/GDSL hydrolase family protein; the encoded protein is MPSSNRPIHVRLDRYSRRRRLLLVSCDMASNPSAYDEYVDEQILLDPEVVKLVNASAEYMASKLSYDDSIVGAASTLIKGSATGSAVLADFPDVEYEMVPPGGHSSGEDENEDPASIFDDAGRYAAHAQQNKSSDTPQKSAETVAETPKPVVRPKVSQPVTPAAPRRDLKDLLDKKPIVGGDNLNKIRGWLHQSQSRVWMFVGDDTTAWLRYHGEPGYVEMFRHRIRWELRRFPDLIVNAGVRRASIDDLIKITTQGLLQCRADAVFFMPGRTDVKLAVESPFDYSERLRHLAELIRSQGAEPVFQTPPVPVVEESDESSPLLQLADLIREVAIVEGIPLIDHAEFWQEQKQAGWISGEENGVSTQGQQALSMLFFSELDLFDRSSQLCSKIQSMWSTTVNSRSSAVPASHS